A DNA window from Chiroxiphia lanceolata isolate bChiLan1 chromosome 6, bChiLan1.pri, whole genome shotgun sequence contains the following coding sequences:
- the BAHD1 gene encoding bromo adjacent homology domain-containing 1 protein — protein MTHARKKQLFLLKHPAGCAGQASGGRRMDRAGTERGEQRDGDASKAPSGPGGFVGTHKGKSPREVRKTYPLRRRLPPSVSKKTCKVLLTRLEDVAGSLSKQSQSCKKKHLPSWMEGLFSEQAQPVGAGKSDPPGEKGTGTYPGPEQDLDAAPSEPRKRRLASLNAEAVNNLLFERDDGLLSGRRFRRDSGKPAGDCALKGLQCKAGDNWPALEKPAVKTGKGKNRPEPGQKCNSCEHSLDEVFDDGTKREDGAVSYHPTPKRLASLNAVAFLKLTHEKDQPLKPRSKADGEGKSENHCSKSMLKWAKAGRKNCVKSKKEATSLKMDGQHGWQGQALGTFGKGEQRDSSRLYGTTEPVPYESLSGSYASTEGFYHRLPLLMGGQASMKPEYGRPGEKSPTPKQEFHQPSFPVQQFPPLPVPGNHADCGCLYESSDLTPLNGFYVYYGQSGYSGYSPCSVYPKDELSQAATCEGLLVSPGALPSGAPLQPLHWCSSPYCCGQGAALSSFSVCGVVHVPEGRVGSVTAGRSSFPYKMPFAAEGCKSLDQLNLTIPVAGHPASPAHPLSGCPVPSVPPAAEPVPHLQTPNSDPQTMARECPQSSKPPSGSKSGLRNTPGCLHASNSKAAGAHSHPKQQRISRRRATNGWIPVGTACEKAVYVVNEPEPAMRKSYQAVERDGEIIRVRDTVLLKSGPRKKSMPYVAKISALWEDPKTGELMMSLLWYYRPEHTQGGRNPSMHQNEIFASRHQDENSVACIEEKCYVLTFAEYCRFCALAKRRVEGIPGRKTIMVPPSEEYSTPLHRKVPEDTDPELVFLCRHVYDFRHGRILKNPQ, from the exons ATGACGCATGCCCGgaagaaacagcttttccttctgaaacacCCAGCTGGTTGTGCTGGCCAGGCCTCGGGCGGCAGGAGGATGGACAGGGCCGGCACGGAGCGCGGGGAGCAGCGGGACGGAGACGCCTCCAAGGCTCCCAGTGGTCCCGGGGGCTTCGTGGGGACTCACAAAGGCAAGAGCCCGCGCGAGGTGCGCAAGACGTACCCGCTGCGCCGGCGCCTGCCCCCCTCGGTCAGCAAAAAGACCTGCAAGGTGCTGCTCACCCGGCTGGAGGATGTGGCCGGGTCTCTGTCCaagcagagccagagctgtAAAAAAAAGCACCTTCCCAGCTGGATGGAGGGGTTGTTCTCCGAACAGGCGCAGCCCGTGGGAGCGGGGAAAAGCGATCCGCCCGGGGAGAAGGGCACAGGGACTTACCCAGGGCCAGAGCAGGACCTCGATGCTGCTCCGTCAGAGCCCAGGAAGCGCCGCCTGGCCTCGCTGAACGCGGAGGCCGTGAACAACCTGCTCTTCGAACGGGACGACGGCTTGTTATCCGGCAGGCGCTTCCGCAGGGACTCTGGGAAACCCGCTGGGGACTGTGCCCTGAAGGGCTTGCAGTGCAAAGCTGGGGACAACTGGCCTGCCCTGGAGAAACCGGCTGTGAAAACCGGGAAAGGAAAGAACCGGCCCGAGCCCGGTCAGAAATGCAACAGCTGCGAGCATTCGCTGGACGAGGTCTTTGACGATGGGACAAAGAGGGAGGATGGAGCTGTCTCCTACCATCCCACTCCAAAGAGACTGGCCAGCCTCAATGCCGTGGCCTTCCTCAAGCTGACCCACGAGAAAGACCAGCCCCTGAAGCCGCGGAGTAAAGCGGACGGAGAGGGCAAGTCCGAGAACCACTGTTCGAAATCCATGCTCAAATGGGCCAAAGCTGGGAGGAAGAACTGTGTCAAATCCAAGAAGGAAGCGACCAGCTTAAAAATGGACGGGCAACACGGCTGGCAAGGCCAGGCCCTGGGCACCTTTGGGAAAGGGGAGCAGCGGGACTCCTCCAGGCTCTATGGGACGACAGAGCCCGTCCCCTACGAGTCACTGTCCGGCTCCTACGCAAGCACCGAGGGCTTCTACCACAGACTGCCTTTGCTTATGGGAGGACAAGCTTCCATGAAGCCAGAGTACGGAAGACCCGGAGAGAAATCCCCGACCCCCAAACAGGAGTTTCATCAGCCTTCCTTTCCCGTGCAGCAGTTCCCTCCCTTGCCCGTGCCCGGGAATCACGCGGATTGTGGATGTCTCTACGAATCCTCGGATCTGACCCCGTTGAACGGGTTTTACGTTTATTACGGCCAAAGCGGATACAGTGGCTACTCCCCCTGCTCCGTTTACCCCAAGGACGAGCTGTCGCAGGCCGCCACCTGCGAGGGGCTCCTGGTGTCTCCCGGGGCGCTGCCGTCGGGCGcgcccctgcagcccctgcactgGTGCAGCTCCCCGTACTGCTGCGGGCAGGGAGCGGCGCTGAGCAGCTTCAGCGTCTGCGGAGTGGTGCACGTGCCCGAGGGCCGCGTCGGCAGCGTGACCGCGGGACGGAGCAGCTTCCCCTACAAAATGCCTTTTGCAGCAG AAGGCTGCAAGTCTCTGGACCAGCTGAACCTCACAATCCCGGTGGCAGGACACCCCGCCTCTCCTGCCCACCCGCTCTCAGGATGTCCCGTTCCCAGCGTGCCACCGGCTGCAGAGCCCGTCCCTCACCTGCAGACCCCCAACTCTGACCCTCAGACCATGGCCCGAGAATGTCCACAGAGCTCCAAGCCCCCCAGCGGCTCCAAGTCCGGGCTGCGGAACACGCCGGGCTGCCTGCACGCCTCCAACAGCAAAGCGGCGGGAGCGCATTCCCACCCCAAGCAGCAGCGGATCAGCCGGCGCAGGGCGACCAACGGCTGGATCCCCGTGGGCACGGCCTGTGAGAAGGCCGTCTACGTCGTG AACGAGCCCGAGCCAGCCATGCGCAAGAGCTACCAGGCGGTGGAGAGGGACGGGGAGATCATCCGGGTGCGCGACACCGTGCTCCTCAAATCCGGGCCCCGCAAGAAATCCATGCCCTACGTCGCCAAGATATCGGCGCTGTGGGAAGACCCCAAGACAG GGGAGCTGATGATGAGCCTCCTGTGGTATTACAGACCAGAGCACACTCAGGGAGGCCGCAACCCCAGCATGCACCAG aaCGAGATCTTTGCGTCCCGGCACCAGGACGAGAACAGCGTCGCCTGCATCGAGGAGAAGTGCTACGTGCTGACCTTCGCAGAGTACTGCAG ATTTTGTGCCTTGGCAAAGCGTCGAGTCGAAGGGATCCCGGGCAGGAAAACCATCATGGTTCCTCCCTCGGAGGAGTATTCCACCCCTCTGCACCGCAAGGTGCCCGAGGACACGGACCCCGAGCTGGTTTTCCTCTGTCGTCACGTCTACGACTTCAGGCACGGGCGCATCCTGAAGAACCCCCAGTAG